From the Pseudomonas baltica genome, one window contains:
- a CDS encoding ABC transporter substrate-binding protein, with the protein MRHALMFASTLALAVQSGLSHAAPKTLVFCSEGSPAGFDTAQYTGGTDNDAAEPLYNRLAEFEKGGTAAIPSLAKSWDISEDGLTYTFHLREGVKFHSSKAFVPSRAFNADDVLFTFNRMRDPQHPFRLAYATEFPYFVGMGLHQNIANIEKTDPLTVVFTLNEVDAAFIQNLAMNFASILSAEYAEQLLDRGKPSDINHQPIGTGPFAFQRYQKDSQIRYVAHKGYWNPSDVKLDQLIFSINTDASVRMQKLRKNECQVTLNPRPADLPALKQDAKLKVVEQAGYNLGYVAYNVERAPFDQLQVRQALDMAVDKQAILDTVFQSAGQRAVNAMPPTQWGYDDSIKDAPYDPVKAKAMLEAAGVKPGTEITLWAMPVQRPYNPNAKLMAEMLQDDWAKVGIKTRIVSYEWGEYLKRVKNGEHDVALMGWTGDNGDPDNWLGTLYSCASVGANNASRWCDQPYDALVTKAKQLTDRDARSDLYKQAQQRLKSQVPMTPIAHSTVSQPLSVKVADFHVSPFGRNAFSGVSIVD; encoded by the coding sequence ATGCGACACGCGTTAATGTTTGCCTCGACCCTTGCTCTGGCCGTGCAGTCCGGCCTGAGCCATGCCGCACCCAAAACCCTGGTGTTCTGCTCCGAAGGCAGCCCGGCCGGTTTCGATACCGCGCAGTACACCGGCGGCACCGATAACGACGCCGCCGAGCCGCTGTACAACCGCCTCGCCGAGTTCGAAAAAGGCGGCACCGCGGCCATCCCGTCGCTGGCCAAAAGCTGGGACATCTCCGAGGACGGCCTGACCTACACCTTCCACCTGCGCGAAGGGGTCAAGTTCCACAGCAGCAAGGCCTTCGTGCCCAGCCGTGCGTTCAACGCCGACGACGTGCTGTTCACGTTCAATCGCATGCGCGACCCTCAGCACCCGTTCCGCCTGGCGTATGCCACCGAGTTCCCGTACTTCGTCGGCATGGGCCTGCACCAGAACATCGCCAACATCGAGAAGACCGACCCGCTGACCGTGGTCTTCACCCTCAATGAAGTCGATGCCGCGTTCATCCAGAACCTGGCGATGAACTTCGCCTCTATCCTGTCCGCCGAATACGCCGAGCAACTGCTCGACCGCGGCAAGCCCAGCGACATCAATCATCAGCCCATCGGCACCGGGCCGTTCGCCTTCCAGCGCTATCAGAAGGACTCGCAGATCCGCTACGTCGCGCACAAAGGCTATTGGAACCCCAGCGACGTCAAGCTCGACCAGTTGATCTTCTCGATCAATACCGATGCGTCGGTGCGCATGCAGAAACTGCGCAAGAACGAGTGCCAGGTCACCCTCAATCCACGCCCGGCAGACCTGCCCGCGCTCAAGCAGGACGCCAAGCTCAAGGTGGTCGAACAGGCCGGCTACAACCTCGGCTACGTCGCCTACAACGTTGAGCGCGCGCCTTTCGACCAACTGCAGGTGCGCCAGGCTCTGGACATGGCGGTCGACAAGCAGGCGATCCTCGATACCGTGTTCCAAAGCGCCGGCCAGCGCGCGGTAAACGCTATGCCGCCCACTCAGTGGGGCTATGACGACAGCATCAAGGACGCTCCTTACGACCCGGTCAAGGCCAAGGCCATGCTCGAAGCCGCCGGGGTCAAGCCGGGCACCGAGATCACCCTCTGGGCCATGCCCGTGCAACGTCCCTACAACCCCAACGCCAAGCTGATGGCCGAGATGCTCCAGGACGACTGGGCCAAGGTCGGCATCAAGACGCGCATCGTCAGCTACGAGTGGGGTGAATACCTCAAGCGCGTGAAAAACGGCGAGCACGATGTCGCTCTGATGGGTTGGACCGGCGACAACGGCGACCCCGACAACTGGCTGGGCACCCTCTACAGCTGCGCTTCGGTGGGCGCCAACAACGCCAGCCGCTGGTGCGATCAGCCCTATGACGCGTTGGTCACCAAGGCCAAGCAACTGACCGATCGCGATGCCCGCAGCGACCTCTACAAGCAGGCCCAGCAGCGCCTCAAGAGCCAGGTGCCGATGACCCCGATCGCCCACTCCACGGTCAGCCAACCGTTGAGCGTCAAGGTCGCGGACTTCCATGTCAGCCCGTTCGGACGCAACGCTTTCAGCGGCGTTTCGATCGTTGATTGA